Part of the Microcebus murinus isolate Inina chromosome 19, M.murinus_Inina_mat1.0, whole genome shotgun sequence genome, GGGCTTCTCGCCCGTGTGCGTGCGCCGATGCCGCTTGAAGTCTGAGCTGTGGCCGAAGCCCTTGCCGCAGTCGGGGCAGCGGTGCGGCTTCTCCTCAGCGTGCGCCCACTGGTGCCGCGTCAGCGCGGCGCTCTGCCCGAAGCGGCGGCCGCACTCGCCGCAGGCGTAGGGCCGCTCGCCCGTGTGCGCGCGCCCGTGCGCCGTCAGGTGCGCGCGACGGCTGAAGCCCGCGCCGCACACGCCGCACACGAAGGGCTTCTCGCCCGTGTGGCCGCGCACGTGCGCCGCCAGGTGGGAGCCGCGGGCGAAGCGCGCGCCGCACTCGGGGCACGGGAAGGGCCGCTCGCCCGTGTGCGTGCGCCGGTGGCGCGCCAGGTGCGAGCCGTACACGAAGCTCTTGCCGCAGTCTGCGCAGCGGTGCGGCCGCTCGCCCGCGTGGTAGCGCTGGTGCTTGGCTAGCGCGGCGCGGCGCCCAAACGTCTTGCCGCAGTCGGAGCAGATCCACGGGCTCTCCTCCTCTGCCAGCGCGGCGGGCGCCGGCTCGGCCAGCAAACCCCCGACGGCAGGCCCGAATGCGCGCAGGCCGCCACtgccgccgcccccggccccgccggcGCCAAAAGGGTCGCAGGCCAGCCCGGCGCCCTCCACCAGGGAGAGCGGGCCCCCCATGGGCCCCGGCAAGGGGCGCCCGTCCCCTGGCAGCCGCTCCCCGAAGTCAGGGAGGCCCAGGATCGGGAAGCCGTCCGGATGGAGCCAGGACTTCGGGTGCACAGGAAAGTGGAAGCCGAGCGGGTGGGAGGAAGGGCCTTCGCCCTCCCCCAGGCCGTTGCCCAGCTCCACGAACCGCCTGTCCTGCTCGGGCTCCTCCTTGCTCCCTGGGGTAGGCACCTCTGCCGCCGCTGTCGCCTCCTCTCTCGCCTCGCCCCCAGCCTCGGTCTCGGGCTCTCTTTCCACCTCGCCCGCCTCAGGCCCCTCAGGCTCGGCTTCAGCTTCCTCAGGCCCCACCGTGGCCGGCGCCTCGCTGGACTCCCGCCGAGGACCGTCGCCACTGGGCTCCACACAGCCGCCACCGCGTCGGTGGCGCTGGAAGTCGGCGCGGAGGCGGAAGGCCTGGCCGCAGTCGGGGCAGCAGTGCGGCCGGTCGGCCGTGTGCACGGCCTGGTGCCGCGCGAGCGCTGAGCTCTGGCTGAAGCTGCGGCCGCAGTGCGGGCACGGGTAGGGCCGCTCGCCCGTGTGCGTGCGCTGGTGCGTCACCAGGTAGGAGCGGCGCCCGAAGCCCGCGCCGCAGAAGGCGCAGCGGTAGGGCCGCTCGCCTGTGTGGATGCGCCGGTGAGTGACCAGATGCGACTTGTAGACGAAGCGCTTGCCGCAGTCAGGGCACGGGAAAGGCTTCTCGCCGGTGTGCGTGCGCTGGTGGATGGCCAGGTGCGAGCGGTACACGAAGCCCTTGCCACACTCGTCGCAGCCGAAGGGCTTGACAGCCGCGTGGTAGCGCTGGTGCTTGGCCAGCCGCGACCTGTGTGGAAACACTTTGCCGCACACGTCGCATGTGGTTTCTGGCCGGCCGGCAAGAGCAGCCACCGTGGCTGGGAACGCCCAGGCCGACAGCAGGTTCGCACCCGGCTCCCTGCTAGGCAGGAAGGGCTTCGCCTCAGACCCATCAGCCAGGATCCCAAGGCTGCCTGGGTCAAGCCCCCACCCCTCTGGAGTCTGCGCTGAATCCGAGTCATCAGGGCCCCATGTCCCAGGTACGTCCCCCACGCCGTAGGCCGCTGACCACAGCCCCGGGGGCTCATTCTCCTCCTCAGCCACCTCTGCCAGGAAGTCCTCGTCATCTTCCTCCTCATGGTCCTCCATGTCATCAGTCCAGAACCAGGCTCCTGAAGGCACAAGACAAAGGTAAGAGAATATGATAGGAGGCCCTGGCAGGCTCTTGCCCCCAAAACTCACAGCTTTGGCTGCTCCGGAAGCTTTGTGACCACAGGAGCTCCCTCCATTGGTGAACAGGGCACCTCCATTTACAGAAGTGAGAGGATGCaagcccacccccagccctgaacAGCCCCTGGGGCAGTAAAGCCGTAGCCCCCAGGTAGAAACTTTGCTGACAGGAGGAGGCATGCACATGTGGGTGTCCTTCCTAGGAAAGCCAGggttcctttccttttttgttgtttaagaggcagggtctcactcggttgcccaggctggagtgcaatggcatcatcatagcctaTGCCCAGAAAGAGACACCCGGAAGTCCTCCCTGAAGCCCCTGCCTCCTGGAGAGCTCTGGCTCTGGGGCCCCACCTGCTGAGGACCTGCCTTTGTAAGCACGTAAGCTTTGCTCAGCATCCCTCCGGGTCTTCACCATCATCCACAGTGCTCCCTTCCACTCCCAGAGCAGAACCACAAGAGGCTCAACTGGGCAAGGAAAAACAGAGGGGCCAGCAGCCCGGCTCTTCATCCACCTGAATAGGGCCCAGTGACTGTGTGcgcagggtttttgtttttttttttgagacagagtctctctttgttgcccaggctagagtgagtactgtggcgtcagcctagctcacagcaacctcaaactcctgggctcaagcaatcctgctgcctcaacttcctgagtagctgggactacaggcatgcgccaccatgcccagctaagtttttgtatgtatattagttggccaattaatttctttctatttatagcagagacgggggtctcgctcttgctcaggctggtttcaaactcctcacctcaagctatccgcccgcctcagcttcccagagtgctaggattacaggcgtgagccaccgctccagGTTTCCCTGCTAGGTTGCCCCTCGGCTTGGATTTTCTGATCTGCTGTGCATTTGGGAAACGGCCGCAAGCTGGCTAAGACCGGGTGAGCTGCAGGCACCTTCCCATAACAAAAGGTCAGGCACCTCTGAGTTTCAGCCATTCTGtcccttttccctcctccacTGAGTGCACCCCTGACCTCTCCCTTCTGCCCCTGGTGGGCTGTGCGGGTAGCACAGAACACAGATAGGGAGCCAGGTCTATAGAGTTTTCTTGTTTATGAAATGAGAGTGCTGATACACCTGCCATCACGATACTCCCAGGAGGGAACTAATCTTTATGGAACAGACAATAAGTCACACAGGGAACACAGGGCAGATGCCTGGCCGGCAGCAGCCCCAAGTCTTCCAAAGTGCCTGATCTTGTACACTTTTCACTGTGTCCACGGTAGCCAAGCACTGTGCCATAGCCCACCTCAGCATCTGGAAGGTTTGGGCTCCCACAGGTGGGGTAGGAatctcctcctcaccccacccgGGATCCACAACCACGGTTCTGGCCTGTTTGAACCATGACCTGGCCTGGTGAGCCTGGACCACTGAGTCCTACCTTGAGGGAGGGTCAGAGCCCAGGAGGTCCCAGGGAGCCTGGGCTAGCCCCTGGTGTCAAACTCTGCACCCTACCATGCTGTGGCCTCAGCACAGCCTGCGTTGCAGATGGCATTCCATATGGTGACCTAGAGTCACTCAGAAAAACACAGAACTTGGCACAAACCTGACTtcagctgtgaaaaaaaaaatcataaaaaaggataaggaaatgggttgtttcattttttcatactttgtaatactttctaagttttctataattgataatattatactattataGTAAACATAgctttaagtaaaagaaaagtttCTTGTCACTATGCTGAGTCTACCTCTGATGGCCACTAGAGTGATGGGAAGTGGCTGTGCCCCCTCTAGGCATAGAAAAGGCCCAGTTCCTCCTCGCTGGATGCCCTTGTTTGGCAGCAACTCTCCCCAAATCTGGGAAGAATGGAGTAcccagggggcagggaggagttGGTGGAGGGGCAGGTAGTTTGGGATCATGGGCTCATGGAGAGATCAAAACAGGATCTTACCCTTAGGCTCAGATGGGGTCTTGAGTAGCTGTTAATTAGAGACCCCAGTGGCAAGGGGAATTCAAGTTGAGAAACATGTAGATTTCTTAGTGGCCTGAGTATGTACACCTCAGGACCCAGCCAAGGATCAACGACCACCTGCTGGGTAAGTAAGACTCAAAGAACTGGACACCCAGGCCAAAAGAGGGCCCTACAGGCAGCAGTCTtagaggcccagggctgggagggagggtcAGGTCTCCATGACTAACTCCATGCCCTTTCCCTGGAGCCAATGAGCAGTGGAAAGGCCCTCTGGCCCTGGGAggggagcccccacccccactggctCTGTAGAGTGGACCTATTTTGACAGAAGACCTCGGGGGACCTCACCACTAGCTCCGGAGCTGGCATGGCCACTTGTCCAACTGGGACAACTGTGGGCCTGTACCTAAACATGCAGCAAGGTGATGAAGGCCACTGCTGACACTGAAGAAGGGTGAGGAAGATCATCCCAGCCCCTGGGCAGTGAGGCCTGGCTGCACCATGATGGTAGATCTCAGGAAGTAGCTGGGCTTCCTGCTGGGTGGGGGCCAGGCTCTGTCCTCCTGTTTTCTGCTGCCAAAGTGGGCCAGGCTCTTGGCCCTGGAATAGAAATGTCCCCTGTAACAGTTGCTCCAGGAACAGGGCTCCAAGGGAATCTTTTGGCTCTCAGATCCAAAACCCCTTTTTGGATCCAAGTACAGGCTCATCAGCTCTACTTGTCAGCCACCAGGAGCACAGTGGGGCAGCCCTACAACAGCAGCGCCGAGGGTCAGACACGGTTACTTCAGCCAAAACCACAGGGGAGGGGACGGGATAGGAGAGGTGAACTTCAAATGGAAGCTGGCATTTCATCTCCCTTGCACCTAACACTTGATCCTAGAGAGACTGGCCTCGGGCAATGACTAGCTAGGCCTCTGGGAAAAGCCCAAGGGACCACATCGAGCTATGAATAAAAGGCAGAAGCAGATCAGAGGTTCAAAGTCTGCTGTCTGGAGAGGGAGAACCTACCAGGGCTTGGCCACAAGAACATCTTCACAGCCTGTGTCCTGAACTGGGGACAGTGACCACCATGAAGGGGCAGGTGACAGGAGCTGGCAGAAGGATATCCAAACAAAGACCACCTCAGCAGGTTGGGGTGCCAAGGGAATGAATTAAAGATCTCGGATGTCAGTCGTACTAACGATCTTTTCCACATTCCTCCACAAATGCCAACATCTGGTCACAGCTGCTTCCTAATGTGAGTAATATCTGATGGGGTTGATGGCCTTTAGAGGTTTCTCCTGCAAATCTTACTACTGAGTTTTCCATGTGGGCTCACTATCCCACTGTCCTCCACCAAAGTAATTTTCCCACGGAGCTGAAGTCCCAAATCTGCTTGGTCTTACAAGGACTGCATGGGCCAGACCCAGGGATCGGAGCCCCTGTCTCCCTCAGCTCTGTCTTGAAAGGCAGCCTAAGGGCACAGCCTCTGCCTGGTCTGAATCCCACTTCCACCACTTACCGGATGCAGGACCccgggcaagtcatttaatctgtTTCCTCTTATGTAAAATGGGTTTATAATAGCACCTGTAACCCCACTTTGTTGGactgttgcaaggattaaataaatgaatagccATAAAGCACCTGCAATGGTACAGCAgaagtattattattgtttccaGAATTAGGTGGCACCCACTGCCATGTGTCACTGTAGACTATCTGAGGCTTCCCTCTACTATTTATCCCTTGTGTTCCTTTGGTCGTCACTCAGGCCACCCCTCAAATATCGGGCTCTCCCATCAGGCACAAGCAGTTGCAGATTCCACATAAGGCCTTTGCTCTGTGTGGCTGGACCCCACTCCCTGACCCTGGACAGGCCACTAACCAGCTCTGTGCCACTGGGCTGGAGCCATCCTCCAGCTCATGTGTGTGCCTTCCTGTCACCACCAGTGGTTGGTGCAGTTGAAGCTCCTTAAGGGGACCCTGGATGCACAAAGATCCCTGAATACGGGAAGAGGGGGTCTTCTGCTTCACAAACATCATACTTTTACCCAGCATCCCATAAACAGAAAGTCGGGGTCCCAAGCTTCTGCTCCTGGCCCTGGTTTAACTGTGCAGATGGCTGGTGATAATCCCAAGGGCCAACCAATGTCCCCTTCAGCAGAGCTCCCCCACAGACATCTCCAGTAAGTGCCCTGCCCCGGGTCCAGGACGGGACCCATGTAGGGCACTAATAAAATGTCCATGGGGAAGAGGATGGCCCTGAGCCCACATGCCTGGTGCAAGAGTCACAGTCTCCCTGTCCCCTGACCTGCTGCAGAGGTGGCCAAGGGCTGCTCAGCTCACCCCAAACACATCAAGCTGAGCACCATGCCACCACTGTCTACCACTCCCAGGCCTGAGCAACCTCTGTCCATCTAGGAACATGGAGACCCGCTCTCCAGGCCCAACCTGACCCGGGCCTCACAGTGAGTCAGAGTAGCGGGTTTACTCTGACTGAACGGTTCAATTTCTCTCCCTCTGGCAATGCAGGCCCTGGAGTCGGTTCTCTGTGTAGACCCGACACCTGCTCCCAGCCCTGACCACACCTGTGCCTCCCCACGCCACTAAATTTCCTCCACCGGACACAGAAACTCAGGATGGGCTCAGGGAGAGCCCCTCCCTCACTGGTGACAGCCATAGGGAAGGAGGGACACAAGGGTGAGTGCCCAAATATGCAGGCATTAGTGGCCCTCCCTTCCCACTAGGGGCTGCCAGGGAGATGGGGTGGCACCGGCCGGCAGGTCTGTGTTCCAGTGTGGGGAAAGCGGTGGCTCCTAGGCATGGCCAGCTTCTGCACTGTCCCTCGCCCTGGCCAGGCTGACCAGTATGTGAGGTGGGGGACTCCTCTGAGGACAGACACTGGGCCTGTCCCTTATTACAGGCGTGTGACCTCAGAAAAGCCAGCAGCCTCTCTGGCCTCAATCCCCTCATGTGTGACATGAGGCTATAATGCCAAGGACTAAGTATTAGGAGGAAGCCAAGGCCTGGCACTTCCTCACATGCAATTTTGGAAGACCAAAGCACTCCCAGGCCAAGGGAAGCCACCTGTCCTCCTCCCGTGTCCTATCTCCTCTGAAACCTGACCCGGCCCTATGTTCCCAGCACTCAAGAATCCCAAGGTCTCCTCACTCCATCCCTtccacctgcccccagccca contains:
- the ZNF316 gene encoding zinc finger protein 316 isoform X1, which gives rise to MPDLLPERAAVHARHGVVGERAETHIPGAMGRGSQATFQNVLVTQHKFVERAGASSCLQLHHVGSKSSPSEAGGRPREGTCVLCCERPLTLCPFVPGPAEALPGRMAALHTMPDSPTTQLERIEDGSECDADQEEEEEEERGEEEEEEIVVEEEEEVEDVAQVEEVAEVEVGAEEEEEDDDDVEEVLAEEQSPALGTQEQLSPGGDAKSPVLQEKALQASGLPATPGDEDLEEEEEEEEEDDDEDDFLTAGSQGLVTFEDVAVYFSLEEWERLDTDQRGLYQEVMEENYGILVSLGYPIPKPDLIFRLEQGEEPWVPDSPRPEEGDIVTGVYTGAWFWTDDMEDHEEEDDEDFLAEVAEEENEPPGLWSAAYGVGDVPGTWGPDDSDSAQTPEGWGLDPGSLGILADGSEAKPFLPSREPGANLLSAWAFPATVAALAGRPETTCDVCGKVFPHRSRLAKHQRYHAAVKPFGCDECGKGFVYRSHLAIHQRTHTGEKPFPCPDCGKRFVYKSHLVTHRRIHTGERPYRCAFCGAGFGRRSYLVTHQRTHTGERPYPCPHCGRSFSQSSALARHQAVHTADRPHCCPDCGQAFRLRADFQRHRRGGGCVEPSGDGPRRESSEAPATVGPEEAEAEPEGPEAGEVEREPETEAGGEAREEATAAAEVPTPGSKEEPEQDRRFVELGNGLGEGEGPSSHPLGFHFPVHPKSWLHPDGFPILGLPDFGERLPGDGRPLPGPMGGPLSLVEGAGLACDPFGAGGAGGGGSGGLRAFGPAVGGLLAEPAPAALAEEESPWICSDCGKTFGRRAALAKHQRYHAGERPHRCADCGKSFVYGSHLARHRRTHTGERPFPCPECGARFARGSHLAAHVRGHTGEKPFVCGVCGAGFSRRAHLTAHGRAHTGERPYACGECGRRFGQSAALTRHQWAHAEEKPHRCPDCGKGFGHSSDFKRHRRTHTGEKPFRCADCGRGFAQRSNLAKHRRGHTGERPFPCPECGKRFSQRSVLVTHQRTHTGERPYACANCGRRFSQSSHLLTHMKTHRGTAGAPGQAAAPAPASKVQAPAKGPLDVGAITGSGERGSTLLEFAGGTSFSSEHQAAFEGPSGAYEESVL
- the ZNF316 gene encoding zinc finger protein 316 isoform X2 translates to MAALHTMPDSPTTQLERIEDGSECDADQEEEEEEERGEEEEEEIVVEEEEEVEDVAQVEEVAEVEVGAEEEEEDDDDVEEVLAEEQSPALGTQEQLSPGGDAKSPVLQEKALQASGLPATPGDEDLEEEEEEEEEDDDEDDFLTAGSQGLVTFEDVAVYFSLEEWERLDTDQRGLYQEVMEENYGILVSLGYPIPKPDLIFRLEQGEEPWVPDSPRPEEGDIVTGVYTGAWFWTDDMEDHEEEDDEDFLAEVAEEENEPPGLWSAAYGVGDVPGTWGPDDSDSAQTPEGWGLDPGSLGILADGSEAKPFLPSREPGANLLSAWAFPATVAALAGRPETTCDVCGKVFPHRSRLAKHQRYHAAVKPFGCDECGKGFVYRSHLAIHQRTHTGEKPFPCPDCGKRFVYKSHLVTHRRIHTGERPYRCAFCGAGFGRRSYLVTHQRTHTGERPYPCPHCGRSFSQSSALARHQAVHTADRPHCCPDCGQAFRLRADFQRHRRGGGCVEPSGDGPRRESSEAPATVGPEEAEAEPEGPEAGEVEREPETEAGGEAREEATAAAEVPTPGSKEEPEQDRRFVELGNGLGEGEGPSSHPLGFHFPVHPKSWLHPDGFPILGLPDFGERLPGDGRPLPGPMGGPLSLVEGAGLACDPFGAGGAGGGGSGGLRAFGPAVGGLLAEPAPAALAEEESPWICSDCGKTFGRRAALAKHQRYHAGERPHRCADCGKSFVYGSHLARHRRTHTGERPFPCPECGARFARGSHLAAHVRGHTGEKPFVCGVCGAGFSRRAHLTAHGRAHTGERPYACGECGRRFGQSAALTRHQWAHAEEKPHRCPDCGKGFGHSSDFKRHRRTHTGEKPFRCADCGRGFAQRSNLAKHRRGHTGERPFPCPECGKRFSQRSVLVTHQRTHTGERPYACANCGRRFSQSSHLLTHMKTHRGTAGAPGQAAAPAPASKVQAPAKGPLDVGAITGSGERGSTLLEFAGGTSFSSEHQAAFEGPSGAYEESVL